The following are from one region of the Strix uralensis isolate ZFMK-TIS-50842 chromosome 4, bStrUra1, whole genome shotgun sequence genome:
- the NR1H3 gene encoding oxysterols receptor LXR-alpha codes for MGPTQLSTRDHGKRVASVFEMEEEGLSLFPGSENPPEHAENPPLKRKKGPAPKMLGNEVCSVCGDKASGFHYNVLSCEGCKGFFRRSIIKGAQYVCKNGGKCEMDMYMRRKCQECRLRKCQEAGMREQYVLSEEQIRLKKLKKQEDDQARTVVVHPNPPNPPSPSHKLTPEQLSMIKKLVAAQQQCNQRSFTDRLKVTPWPQVPDPNNREARQQRFAHFTELAIISVQEIVDFAKQLPGFLELTREDQIALLKTSTIEVMLLETSRRYNPEIESITFLKDLSYNRDDFAKAGLQFEFINPIFEFSKGMNELQLNDAEYALLIAINIFSADRPNVQDQSLVERLQHTYVEALHSYICINRPNDRLMFPRMLMKLVSLRTLSSVHSEQVFALRLQDKKLPPLLSEIWDVHE; via the exons ATGGGTCCCACTCAACTCAGCACACGGGATCATGGGAAGAGGGTGGCGAGTGTATTtgagatggaggaggaagggcttTCGCTCTTCCCTGGCTCAGAGAACCCCCCTGAGCATGCAG AAAATCCCCCCCTGAAGCGGAAGAAGGGCCCAGCCCCTAAGATGCTGGGAAATGAAGTGTGCAGTGTGTGTGGGGACAAGGCCTCCGGCTTCCACTACAACGTGCTGAGCTGTGAAGGCTGCAAGGGCTTCTTCCGCCGCAGTATCATCAAGGGTGCTCAGTACGTCTGCAAGAATGGCGGCAAGTGCGAGATGGACATGTACATGCGTCGCAAGTGCCAGGAGTGCCGGCTGCGCAAGTGCCAGGAGGCGGGCATGCGGGAGCAGT ATGTTCTGTCTGAAGAACAGATCCGactgaagaaactgaagaagCAGGAAGATGATCAGGCTCGAACAGTCGTGGTGCATCCAAACCCTCCAAATCCGCCAAGCCCTTCCCACAAACTGACGCCCGAACAGTTGAGCATGATAAAAAAACTTgtggctgctcagcagcagtgcAACCAACGCTCATTCACAGACAGGCTCAAAGTGACG CCGTGGCCCCAAGTTCCTGACCCAAATAACCGTGAAGCAAGGCAGCAGCGTTTTGCTCACTTTACAGAACTTGCAATTATCTCTGTGCAAGAGATTGTGGACTTTGCCAAGCAACTACCTGGCTTCCTGGAGCTCACCAGGGAAGATCAGATCGCTTTATTGAAGACATCTACCATAGAG GTGATGTTGCTGGAGACATCTCGGCGCTACAATCCAGAAATTGAGAGCATCACCTTTCTTAAGGACCTGAGCTATAATCGGGATGACTTCGCCAAAGCAG GTCTGCAGTTTGAGTTCATTAACCCCATCTTTGAGTTCTCAAAGGGAATGAATGAGCTACAGCTCAATGATGCTGAATATGCACTTTTAATCGCCATCAACATTTTTTCTGCAG ACCGACCGAATGTGCAGGACCAGTCCCTGGTGGAGAGGCTGCAGCACACCTATGTGGAAGCCCTTCATTCTTACATTTGCATCAACAGACCAAAT GACCGCCTGATGTTTCCACGGATGTTAATGAAGCTGGTCAGTCTCCGGACACTAAGTAGTGTCCACTCCGAGCAGGTGTTTGCCCTTCGGCTGCAGGACAAGAAACTCCCTCCCCTGCTCTCAGAAATCTGGGATGTGCATGAGTGA